A genomic region of Raphanus sativus cultivar WK10039 chromosome 6, ASM80110v3, whole genome shotgun sequence contains the following coding sequences:
- the LOC108807794 gene encoding transcription initiation factor TFIID subunit 11-like gives MKRYKNPFETAIEEEQDESPPESPVCDGGRSGDGDDDVGLPRQVKKLKTFEDTEVNDREKKVVKMHALISQFTEEQMSRYECFRRSTLHKSSMKKLLESIIGIKNMNNDDPRLSVVSGIAKMFVGELVETARLIMVKRNETGHIRPCHIRESYRNLKLQGKVPRRTVPRLFR, from the coding sequence atgaAGCGTTACAAAAATCCTTTTGAAACGGCTATTGAGGAGGAGCAGGATGAATCTCCTCCAGAGTCCCCTGTTTGTGACGGTGGCAGAAGTGGAGATGGTGACGACGATGTTGGCCTTCCGCGTCAGGTGAAGAAACTTAAAACCTTTGAGGATACGGAAGTTAATGATCGTGAGAAGAAGGTAGTGAAGATGCATGCTCTTATATCGCAGTTTACAGAGGAACAAATGAGCAGATATGAATGTTTCAGGAGATCTACTCTTCACAAATCAAGCATGAAGAAGCTATTAGAGAGTATCATAGGGATTAAGAATATGAACAACGACGATCCTAGGCTTTCCGTTGTTAGTGGTATAGCAAAAATGTTTGTTGGTGAGCTGGTGGAAACAGCTCGACTGATTATGGTGAAAAGGAACGAGACAGGACACATCAGGCCTTGCCATATCCGAGAGTCCTATCGTAATCTCAAGCTCCAAGGGAAAGTGCCTCGAAGGACAGTTCCCCGCCTTTTCCGTTAA
- the LOC108811042 gene encoding uncharacterized protein LOC108811042 — translation MEEIRVAKSAYTKDDHSKANDEKTMSIYLQSTKDSGDSWPEYFFGDTNLFTKNPSEVLESENPFFVFVYPITEACGRTDGCDSGGWRIIGRDKLIKDEESGKILGFKKILKFCGETKARGYKRTWVMEQFRLPSKWNPKQDHVVCKIQLLFQTEISYLLSKHFSYSSDPLPPTQSLPAYGVCLANPQDDGAYHLLTIFDSVGNKWPSYVTNDVYCVHPSTLVDHKDIRFLESGLCIFADQTEDCGYTDGCESGRWMIMEEHDAIYSMSYEVMGYRRVFKFCEEDEDKFFDIENGEEVLLTWIMEEYRLVEEAMKDKVLCVNSIDDHDS, via the coding sequence ATGGAGGAGATCCGGGTTGCCAAGTCTGCGTATACCAAAGACGATCACAGCAAAGCAAATGACGAGAAAACAATGTCAATTTATCTGCAAAGTACGAAAGATAGCGGAGATTCATGGCCTGAGTACTTCTTCGGAGACACAAACTTGTTCACCAAGAATCCAAGCGAGGTATTGGAATCTGAGAACCCTTTCTTCGTCTTCGTTTACCCTATAACGGAAGCCTGTGGAAGAACCGATGGATGCGACTCTGGTGGCTGGAGGATCATCGGCCGTGATAAACTGATCAAAGACGAGGAAAGTGGGAAGATTCTAGGGTTCAAGAAGATCCTCAAGTTCTGCGGGGAAACGAAAGCGAGAGGTTACAAGAGAACTTGGGTGATGGAGCAGTTCAGGCTTCCGAGTAAATGGAACCCTAAGCAAGATCACGTGGTTTGCAAGATTCAGCTTTTGTTCCAAACCGAGATCAGTTACTTGCTATCCAAGCATTTCTCCTACTCATCGGATCCGCTTCCTCCAACACAGTCGTTGCCAGCTTATGGAGTCTGTTTAGCCAATCCACAAGACGATGGTGCATATCATCTGCTGACGATATTTGATTCTGTTGGAAACAAATGGCCTAGCTACGTTACCAACGACGTGTACTGCGTGCATCCATCGACCCTTGTGGATCATAAAGATATTAGGTTTTTAGAATCTGGACTCTGCATCTTCGCTGACCAGACAGAGGATTGTGGGTATACGGATGGGTGTGAAAGCGGTCGCTGGATGATCATGGAAGAGCATGATGCGATCTATTCGATGAGCTATGAGGTTATGGGTTACAGGAGGGTTTTCAAGTTTTGCGAAGAGGATGAAGACAAGTTTTTTGATATTGAGAATGGAGAAGAAGTGTTGCTAACTTGGATTATGGAAGAGTATAGACTTGTGGAAGAAGCAATGAAGGATAAAGTGTTGTGTGTAAATAGCATTGATGATCATGACTCATGA
- the LOC108806026 gene encoding DEAD-box ATP-dependent RNA helicase 22 — protein MILSRSVSVLHSCRVSSAPKLISHKLNLKLSFPLAYGSSALISLNRSEGKWIRVFSSSATEAEVDRKGNDTFFADQAVSWKSLGLSDKVSVALRDSGFGRPSLTQAVCIPSILSGKDVVVAAETGSGKTHGYLAPIIHQLTNTAAPDSEELANGEERRMMALKEISLVLCPNVMLCEQVVRMVNGLLGEDGNPLLRVEAVCGSQGWPDKQPDIIVSTPAALLNNIEPKRNRRVEFLRSVKYVVFDEADMLLCGSFQNQIIRLINMLRFDEKQASRLATSKFGKPLEIDADSSAQFDLENEDDDDADFEDGSISDEEEEEEEEEELEYLDDTTQIPTVENGAGPDIRKGWRRVRKIYTRSKQYIFIAATLPVNGKKTAGGLLKHMFQDAVWVSGSFLHRNSPRLKQKWVEVTVDTQVDALIEAVNNNNNSSIDRTMVFANTVEAVEAVADVLEKASIQCYRYHKNHTLEERANILADFRENGGVFVCTDAAARGVDVPNVSHVIQADFSSSAVDFLHRIGRTARAGQYGTVTSLYTEANRDLVEAIREAVRTGQPVETAFSRKRGFRNKLKKRAFLKAGEAKESQAVRA, from the exons ATGATTCTCTCACGCTCCGTCTCCGTTCTTCACTCCTGCAGAGTCTCCTCGGCGCCGAAACTCATATCCCACAAGCTTAACCTTAAGCTCTCCTTCCCTCTCGCTTACGGCTCTTCCGCGTTGATCTCTCTCAACCGATCTGAAGGGAAATGGATCCGTGTGTTCTCGTCGTCTGCTACTGAAGCTGAAGTAGATAGAAAAGGCAACGACACGTTTTTCGCGGACCAAGCCGTTTCTTGGAAGTCTCTTGGCTTGTCCGATAAGGTCTCCGTGGCTCTTCGTGATTCTGGCTTCGGAAGACCATCTCTTACTCAG GCTGTTTGCATACCGTCGATATTGTCTGGGAAAGATGTGGTTGTTGCAGCAGAAACAGGAAGTGGCAAAACACATGGATATCTTGCTCCGATTATCCATCAGTTAACCAACACCGCCGCTCCTGATTCCGAGGAGCTTGCGAATGGTGAAGAAAGGCGGATGATGGCACTTAAGGAGATCTCTCTTGTTCTCTGCCCTAACGTGATGCTATGTGAGCAAGTTGTTCGGATGGTTAATGGTCTTCTTGGAGAGGACGGTAATCCTCTTCTCAGAGTTGAAGCTGTTTGTGGGTCACAG GGTTGGCCTGATAAACAGCCTGATATTATTGTTTCCACCCCTGCTGCTCTTTTGAATAACATTGAGCCTAAAAGAAACAGGCGTGTGGAGTTTCTTCGTTCTGTCAAATATGtg GTGTTTGATGAAGCTGATATGCTTCTCTGCGGAAGCTTCCAGAATCAGATTATCCGTCTGATTAACATGCTGCGTTTTGATGAGAAACAAGCGTCTCGTCTGGCTACTTCCAAATTTGGAAAACCATTGGAGATTGATGCAGACTCTTCAGCACAATTTGATTTAGAgaatgaggatgatgatgatgcagatTTTGAAGACGGGTCTATCTCtgatgaagaggaggaagaggaagaggaagaggaactCGAGTATCTTGATGATACCACGCAAATCCCTACCGTTGAAAATGGAGCTGGTCCTGATATTAGAAAGGGGTGGAGAAGAGTGAGAAAGATCTATACCCGTAGCAAGCAGTATATATTTATTGCGGCCACGCTTCCAGTCAACGGGAAGAAAACTGCTGGAGGACTTTTGAAACATATGTTCCAAGATGCTGTCTGGGTTAGCGGAAGCTTTCTTCACCGAAACAGTCCTAG actGAAGCAGAAATGGGTTGAAGTCACAGTAGACACACAAGTTGATGCTCTCATAGAGGctgtaaacaacaacaacaacagtagCATAGACAGGACGATGGTGTTTGCAAATACAGTTGAGGCGGTTGAAGCAGTAGCCGATGTACTGGAGAAAGCTAGTATCCAGTGCTATCGTTATCATAAGAACCATACACTTGAAGAGCGTGCTAATATATTAGCGGACTTCAGAGAAAACGGTGGTGTCTTTGTCTGTACTGACGCAGCTGCACGTGGAGTTGATGTTCCTAACGTCTCACACGTTATTCAG GCGGATTTTTCTAGTTCTGCGGTGGATTTTCTTCACAGGATAGGTCGAACAGCTAGAGCTGGGCAATACGGAACGGTGACAAGTCTATACACTGAGGCTAACCGTGACTTAGTGGAAGCAATCCGTGAAGCAGTGAGGACGGGTCAGCCAGTG GAAACTGCGTTTAGCAGGAAAAGAGGTTTCAGGAACAAGCTAAAGAAGAGAG CTTTCTTGAAAGCAGGAGAAGCGAAGGAGTCTCAAGCTGTGCGAGCTTAA